The proteins below come from a single Nocardioides eburneiflavus genomic window:
- a CDS encoding N,N-dimethylformamidase beta subunit family domain-containing protein, whose translation MRIRWEIMRAGTAVVGVLLALGIAGCGSPAARTVPAVATSAPLPHPAGSGADDPGQDEHDEQEETVAGPRGSEDWRISRPAHRGELAAYTTRASGRPGTRVGLKVSTTEGGWEAAVFRIGSYAGGTGAFVWESGFRRGRLQPPARFAPHATRTVVAPWARDLTVDTSGWEPGFYVFRLETDTGWHTQVPYVVTSPSAEGTVALVAPVTTWQAYNQWGGYSLYAGADGDRRSHVVSFDRPYNGATGANDYRTAAIPVVVRAEATGAPLSYFTNVDLHTTPGALAGARGYVSMGHDEYWTTTMREVVLAARDAGTNLAFLGANTMYWRVRLEDAASGPARLVVGYRHDAHLDPAYAAGSPDATAMFREGPVPRPEHDLVGMQYECFPVDTDYVIASPRWWGFRGTGVRRGDRVHGLVGPEADRVYPDDRLPRPLQVLAHTPYSCRGVTTSSQSVYYTTRSGAGVFNAGTLRWGCAMVDRCERPLGAATARFVRTVTTTLVTGFARGPVGERHPAHDNVDDFPLPTANTVSAS comes from the coding sequence ATGAGGATCAGGTGGGAGATCATGAGGGCGGGGACGGCCGTCGTCGGGGTGCTGCTCGCGCTGGGGATCGCGGGGTGCGGGTCGCCCGCGGCGCGCACCGTGCCGGCCGTGGCCACGAGCGCTCCGCTCCCGCACCCGGCGGGGTCCGGGGCCGACGATCCCGGGCAGGACGAGCATGACGAGCAGGAGGAGACCGTCGCCGGGCCGCGCGGCTCCGAGGACTGGCGGATCTCGCGGCCTGCGCACCGCGGCGAGCTGGCGGCGTACACGACCCGCGCGAGCGGGCGTCCCGGCACGCGGGTCGGGCTCAAGGTCTCGACCACCGAGGGCGGGTGGGAGGCCGCGGTCTTCCGGATCGGCTCGTACGCCGGCGGGACCGGCGCGTTCGTGTGGGAGTCGGGATTCCGGCGCGGGCGGCTGCAGCCCCCGGCCCGCTTCGCGCCGCACGCGACCCGCACCGTCGTCGCCCCGTGGGCGCGGGACCTCACGGTGGACACGTCCGGCTGGGAGCCCGGGTTCTACGTCTTCCGGCTGGAGACCGACACCGGCTGGCACACCCAGGTGCCCTACGTGGTCACCTCGCCCTCCGCGGAGGGCACGGTCGCGCTCGTCGCCCCCGTGACGACGTGGCAGGCCTACAACCAGTGGGGCGGCTACAGCCTCTACGCCGGAGCGGACGGTGACCGGCGCAGCCACGTCGTCAGCTTCGACCGCCCGTACAACGGGGCCACCGGCGCCAACGACTACCGCACCGCAGCCATCCCCGTCGTCGTGCGGGCCGAGGCGACGGGTGCTCCGCTGTCCTACTTCACCAACGTGGACCTCCACACGACGCCGGGCGCGCTGGCGGGCGCCCGCGGCTACGTGTCGATGGGCCACGACGAGTACTGGACGACCACCATGCGCGAGGTCGTCCTCGCGGCCCGCGACGCCGGCACCAACCTGGCCTTCCTCGGCGCGAACACCATGTACTGGCGGGTGCGCCTCGAGGACGCCGCGTCCGGCCCGGCGCGGCTGGTCGTCGGCTACCGCCACGACGCGCACCTCGACCCGGCGTACGCCGCGGGGTCGCCCGACGCGACCGCGATGTTCCGGGAGGGGCCGGTGCCCCGGCCCGAGCACGACCTGGTCGGCATGCAGTACGAGTGCTTCCCGGTCGACACCGACTACGTCATCGCGAGCCCGCGCTGGTGGGGCTTCCGCGGCACGGGCGTACGCCGTGGTGACCGCGTCCACGGCCTGGTGGGCCCGGAGGCCGACCGCGTCTACCCCGACGACCGGCTCCCCCGCCCCCTGCAGGTCCTGGCGCACACGCCGTACTCCTGCCGCGGAGTCACCACCTCGTCGCAGTCGGTGTACTACACGACGCGGTCGGGTGCCGGGGTGTTCAACGCGGGCACGCTGCGCTGGGGGTGCGCGATGGTCGACCGCTGCGAGCGTCCGCTGGGCGCCGCCACCGCGCGCTTCGTCCGTACGGTCACCACCACGCTGGTCACCGGCTTCGCGCGGGGGCCCGTCGGGGAGCGCCACCCGGCCCACGACAACGTCGACGACTTCCCCCTCCCGACCGCCAACACGGTGTCGGCGAGTTGA
- a CDS encoding LCP family protein → MLLLAGAALLVPAGSVHPTTLSLTTVTTAKSVDAGDGVLWVLALGSEAGPGQDVMTGRTDAIQLIGVSWETRRAVAIGLPRDLWVELPSGRARINEALAEGGPDGAAREVDDLLGITPDVVMVTAADGFLSMMGAVGDVRVDSPIGFTTEEGGVRVRRGTNTLDARQALAYATTREGLPAGDFDRAANHQRLLLATLARLRAAEDEVGFMERVALAALEGIDTDLSPSAAYRLVQALTTIDPARTDACIIRGDFGVEFGADVVYPDEEQARAVGADARDDVRLQGGCRDGSG, encoded by the coding sequence ATGCTGCTGCTGGCCGGCGCGGCCCTGCTCGTCCCGGCGGGCTCGGTGCACCCGACGACCCTCAGCCTCACCACCGTCACGACGGCCAAGTCGGTGGACGCCGGCGACGGCGTGCTCTGGGTGCTCGCCCTCGGCTCCGAGGCAGGTCCCGGCCAGGACGTGATGACGGGGCGCACCGACGCCATCCAGCTGATCGGGGTGAGCTGGGAGACCCGCCGGGCGGTGGCGATCGGCCTCCCCCGCGACCTGTGGGTCGAGCTGCCGAGCGGTCGCGCGCGGATCAACGAGGCGCTCGCCGAGGGCGGTCCCGACGGTGCTGCCCGGGAGGTGGACGACCTGCTCGGGATCACTCCCGATGTCGTGATGGTCACCGCCGCCGACGGCTTCCTGTCCATGATGGGCGCCGTCGGCGACGTACGGGTGGACTCGCCGATCGGCTTCACCACCGAGGAGGGCGGGGTCCGGGTGCGCCGCGGCACCAACACGCTCGACGCCCGGCAGGCCCTGGCGTACGCCACCACGCGGGAGGGCCTGCCCGCCGGCGACTTCGACCGGGCCGCCAACCACCAGCGCCTGCTGCTCGCCACGCTCGCCCGACTGCGCGCCGCGGAGGACGAGGTGGGGTTCATGGAGCGGGTCGCGCTCGCCGCGCTCGAGGGGATCGACACGGACCTGTCGCCGTCCGCCGCCTACCGCCTGGTCCAGGCGCTGACCACGATCGACCCCGCCCGCACCGACGCGTGCATCATCCGCGGTGACTTCGGGGTCGAGTTCGGCGCCGACGTCGTCTACCCGGACGAGGAGCAGGCCCGGGCGGTCGGTGCGGACGCGCGCGACGACGTACGCCTCCAGGGCGGGTGCCGCGACGGGAGCGGCTGA
- the ligA gene encoding NAD-dependent DNA ligase LigA, which produces MTTSEAPDLPAARERHAELSEQVDDARWRYYVLDDPTLSDADFDLRLRELEALEEQFPELRTPDSPTQKVGGAVSTDFTAVDHLQRMESLDNAFDLDELRAWHARLGREGVAAPALLCELKVDGLAINLLYEDGRLVRALTRGDGRTGEDVTPNVKTIASVPHRLTGTSEHPVPALVEVRGEVFLPSDAFERLNAAMVDAGKPMFANPRNAAAGSLRQKDPRVTATRDLGMVCHGIGARDGFEPTAQSAAYDALRAWGLPVSEQVRVVSTLAEVEERIEHVGEHRHSIVPYEIDGVVVKVDSVAEQRQLGSTSRAPRWAIAFKYPPEEVNTELLDIRVNVGRTGRVTPYGVMRPTKVAGSTVERATLHNAHEVRRKDVRPGDTVILRKAGDVIPEILGPVLALRPEGLPEWVMPTVCPTEIGGCGTQLVEQKEGDKDLRCPNHEKCRLQVLDRVFHVAGRGAFDIEGLGSEAAVALLDAGVIDNEGDIFDLTADKLMRTDLFTRAAKKGALRDGAGAPPQEPGSRELSANGERLLATLATRLDVPLWRVLVALSIRHVGPTAARALATEFGSVEAIRAATEEQLAAAEGVGPTIAASVREWLDGDESGWHTAILDKWAAAGVTMADVRDESVARTLEGLTIVATGSLQGYTRDSVKEAIISRGGKASGSVSKKTDYVVVGENAGSKADKAEQLGVPVLDEEQFTVLLEKGPDGLA; this is translated from the coding sequence ATGACGACGTCCGAGGCCCCCGACCTGCCCGCCGCCCGGGAGCGCCACGCAGAGCTGAGCGAGCAGGTCGACGACGCCCGCTGGCGCTACTACGTCCTCGACGACCCGACGCTCTCCGACGCCGACTTCGACCTCCGGCTGCGCGAGCTCGAGGCGCTCGAGGAGCAGTTCCCCGAGCTCCGCACGCCGGACTCGCCGACGCAGAAGGTCGGCGGCGCCGTCTCCACCGACTTCACCGCGGTCGACCACCTCCAGCGCATGGAGAGCCTGGACAACGCCTTCGACCTCGACGAGCTCCGGGCCTGGCACGCCCGCCTCGGGCGCGAGGGCGTCGCGGCCCCCGCGCTGCTCTGCGAGCTCAAGGTCGACGGCCTGGCCATCAACCTGCTCTACGAGGACGGCCGCCTGGTGCGCGCGCTCACCCGCGGCGACGGCCGCACCGGCGAGGACGTCACGCCCAACGTCAAGACGATCGCCTCCGTGCCGCACCGCCTCACCGGCACGAGCGAGCACCCGGTGCCCGCCCTCGTCGAGGTCCGCGGCGAGGTGTTCCTCCCGAGCGACGCGTTCGAGCGGCTCAACGCTGCGATGGTCGACGCGGGCAAGCCGATGTTCGCCAACCCCCGCAACGCGGCCGCGGGCTCCCTGCGGCAGAAGGACCCACGCGTGACCGCCACGCGCGACCTCGGGATGGTCTGCCACGGCATCGGCGCGCGCGACGGCTTCGAGCCCACCGCCCAGAGCGCGGCGTACGACGCCCTCCGGGCGTGGGGGCTGCCGGTCTCCGAGCAGGTGCGTGTCGTCTCGACGCTGGCCGAGGTCGAGGAGCGGATCGAGCACGTCGGCGAGCACCGCCACTCGATCGTCCCCTACGAGATCGACGGCGTCGTGGTCAAGGTCGACTCGGTGGCCGAGCAGCGCCAGCTCGGCTCGACCTCGCGCGCGCCCCGCTGGGCGATCGCCTTCAAGTACCCGCCCGAGGAGGTCAACACCGAGCTCCTCGACATCCGGGTCAACGTCGGCCGCACCGGCCGGGTCACGCCCTACGGGGTGATGCGACCGACCAAGGTGGCCGGCTCGACCGTCGAGCGCGCCACCCTCCACAACGCCCACGAGGTACGCCGCAAGGACGTCCGGCCCGGTGACACGGTGATCCTGCGCAAGGCCGGCGACGTGATCCCCGAGATCCTCGGGCCGGTGCTGGCGCTGCGCCCCGAGGGACTGCCCGAGTGGGTGATGCCGACGGTGTGCCCGACCGAGATCGGCGGCTGCGGCACCCAGCTCGTCGAGCAGAAGGAGGGCGACAAGGACCTGCGCTGCCCCAACCACGAGAAGTGCCGGCTCCAGGTGCTCGACCGGGTCTTCCACGTCGCGGGGCGCGGCGCGTTCGACATCGAGGGCCTCGGCTCCGAGGCGGCGGTCGCCCTGCTCGACGCCGGGGTGATCGACAACGAGGGCGACATCTTCGACCTGACCGCCGACAAGCTGATGCGCACCGACCTCTTCACCCGTGCCGCGAAGAAGGGGGCCCTTCGAGACGGCGCTGGCGCGCCTCCTCAGGAACCGGGTTCACGCGAGCTCTCCGCCAACGGCGAGCGGCTGCTGGCCACCCTCGCCACCCGCCTCGACGTGCCGCTGTGGCGGGTGCTCGTCGCGCTGTCGATCCGGCACGTCGGCCCGACGGCGGCCCGTGCGCTGGCCACGGAGTTCGGCTCGGTCGAGGCCATCCGTGCCGCGACCGAGGAGCAGCTCGCGGCGGCCGAGGGCGTCGGGCCCACCATCGCGGCATCGGTGCGTGAGTGGCTCGACGGCGACGAGTCGGGCTGGCACACCGCGATCCTCGACAAGTGGGCGGCGGCAGGCGTCACGATGGCCGACGTACGCGACGAGTCGGTCGCCCGGACCCTCGAGGGCCTCACGATCGTGGCCACCGGCTCGCTGCAGGGATACACCCGCGACTCGGTCAAGGAGGCCATCATCAGCCGCGGCGGCAAGGCCTCCGGCTCGGTGTCGAAGAAGACCGACTACGTCGTCGTCGGCGAGAACGCCGGCTCCAAGGCCGACAAGGCCGAGCAGCTGGGCGTCCCGGTGCTCGACGAGGAGCAGTTCACGGTGCTGCTGGAGAAGGGGCCGGACGGGCTGGCCTGA
- a CDS encoding sensor histidine kinase has product MSRGGRLLVLAAAWAVPVCWTLLALLATPSDGTSLSSRLVPSGTVHWGESVRVAATYGDTPLRPGDEVQAVDGRSISDWVDSGGAAALEAGDVVRYEVRRAGAGLDLIQQVDVTVGAYPVLGAVRAAPVVPLLAVLVLSVGSLVFWSASGAAAARAYLTACALLPAAATSTPWGPDVLDLGRGAWQQAVGETVAALGLVALVLAVSLTTRPSGRERWVTAALAAVPLLAYAASLGPRLDAAGSPAARLQVLSSVAAPTLWATIPVLLVAATLAHLRASRREDVLATRLALLGTGAGVGAWLVLGPSPALLTDRALVRGDLLVLLAGGLVLACVAAASARYRLEEIEPRVRRGLVQALVLVVVGAAFAVVVRAVELAADVAVESMLAGGLLALLLLPVGVAVQRTVRRWVYGDRDFPERVVSELRRLDALTAPEEALREALELLARRLHLSFAAVDVFATSTSGPVAATVGHPAGAPATVDLIAGGSTLGRLRVEVDAGHDPFGPGDRRLLEDVGAQVGALVQAVTANRELQLSRRRLVAAREEERRRLRRDLHDGLGPSLATFAMGLESATDLIRDDPDRAADLVARLAERAREDIGEVRRLVEGLRPPALDQLGLVSALRHLAADHAGGSGGSGPVGVPWSVEAEDGLEPLPAAVEVAAYRIVLEAVTNARRHSGASRCTVRLGRAGDDLEIEVSDTGTGLAADRSPGVGLSSMRERAEELGGSFEAVDRPGGGTVVRARLPVTGPSSG; this is encoded by the coding sequence ATGTCGCGCGGAGGCAGGCTGCTCGTGCTGGCAGCGGCGTGGGCGGTGCCGGTCTGCTGGACCCTCCTCGCGCTCCTGGCGACGCCGTCGGACGGCACGAGCCTGTCCTCGCGGCTGGTGCCGTCGGGCACGGTGCACTGGGGTGAGTCGGTCCGCGTCGCCGCGACGTACGGTGACACGCCGCTGCGACCTGGCGACGAGGTGCAGGCGGTCGACGGCAGGTCGATCTCCGACTGGGTGGACAGCGGGGGAGCGGCCGCGCTCGAGGCCGGCGACGTCGTGCGCTACGAGGTCCGCCGCGCCGGCGCCGGGCTGGACCTGATCCAGCAGGTCGACGTCACGGTCGGCGCCTACCCGGTGCTGGGTGCGGTGCGCGCGGCACCTGTGGTCCCGCTCCTCGCCGTGCTGGTCCTGAGCGTCGGCTCGCTGGTGTTCTGGTCGGCGTCCGGGGCCGCGGCGGCGCGCGCGTACCTCACCGCCTGTGCGCTGCTGCCGGCCGCGGCGACCTCGACCCCGTGGGGTCCGGACGTCCTCGACCTCGGGCGCGGGGCCTGGCAGCAGGCGGTCGGGGAGACGGTCGCCGCGCTCGGGCTCGTGGCGCTGGTGCTCGCCGTCTCCCTGACGACCCGGCCGTCAGGGCGTGAGCGCTGGGTGACGGCCGCGCTGGCCGCCGTCCCGCTCCTCGCGTACGCCGCGTCGCTGGGCCCGCGGCTCGACGCGGCGGGCTCGCCCGCGGCCCGCCTCCAGGTGCTGTCGAGCGTCGCCGCCCCGACCCTGTGGGCCACGATCCCCGTCCTGCTCGTCGCGGCGACGCTGGCGCACCTGCGCGCGAGCCGCCGCGAGGACGTCCTGGCGACACGTCTCGCACTGCTCGGCACCGGAGCCGGGGTGGGTGCCTGGCTCGTCCTCGGACCCTCGCCGGCGCTGCTGACCGACCGGGCGCTCGTCCGGGGGGACCTGCTGGTGCTGCTCGCAGGTGGGCTGGTGCTGGCCTGCGTGGCGGCGGCGTCGGCCCGCTACCGGCTCGAGGAGATCGAGCCCCGGGTGCGGCGCGGGCTGGTGCAGGCGCTGGTGCTGGTCGTGGTCGGTGCCGCCTTCGCCGTGGTGGTGCGGGCCGTGGAGCTCGCCGCGGACGTCGCCGTCGAGTCGATGCTCGCGGGCGGGCTGCTCGCGCTGCTGCTCCTCCCCGTCGGTGTGGCCGTGCAACGGACCGTGCGGCGGTGGGTGTACGGCGACCGCGACTTCCCCGAGCGGGTCGTCTCCGAGCTGCGGCGCCTCGACGCGCTCACGGCGCCGGAGGAGGCCCTGCGGGAGGCGCTCGAGCTGCTCGCCCGGCGGCTCCACCTGTCCTTCGCGGCTGTCGACGTGTTCGCGACCTCGACCTCCGGACCGGTCGCCGCCACCGTCGGGCATCCCGCCGGGGCACCCGCGACCGTCGACCTCATCGCGGGCGGATCGACGCTGGGGCGCCTGCGCGTCGAGGTCGACGCCGGACACGACCCCTTCGGCCCCGGCGACCGGCGCCTGCTGGAGGACGTCGGCGCACAGGTCGGAGCCCTCGTCCAGGCCGTCACCGCCAACCGGGAGCTGCAGCTGTCGCGCCGCCGCCTGGTCGCCGCCCGCGAGGAGGAGCGGCGGCGCCTGCGTCGCGACCTGCACGACGGACTGGGGCCGTCGCTGGCGACCTTCGCCATGGGGCTCGAGTCCGCCACGGACCTGATCCGCGACGACCCCGACCGGGCCGCGGACCTCGTCGCCCGCCTCGCCGAGCGGGCGAGGGAGGACATCGGCGAGGTGCGTCGGCTGGTCGAGGGGCTGCGCCCGCCGGCGCTCGACCAGCTCGGGCTGGTCTCGGCGCTGCGACACCTGGCGGCGGACCACGCAGGCGGGTCGGGTGGGTCTGGCCCCGTCGGGGTGCCCTGGTCGGTGGAGGCCGAGGACGGTCTCGAGCCGCTGCCCGCCGCGGTGGAGGTCGCGGCCTACCGGATCGTCCTCGAGGCCGTGACCAACGCACGCCGCCACAGCGGTGCCTCCCGCTGCACCGTACGACTGGGCCGCGCCGGCGACGACCTCGAGATCGAGGTGTCCGACACGGGCACGGGGCTGGCCGCGGACCGGTCGCCGGGTGTAGGCCTGTCCTCGATGCGTGAGCGCGCGGAGGAGCTCGGCGGTTCCTTCGAGGCGGTGGACCGTCCGGGCGGTGGGACCGTCGTCCGGGCACGGCTGCCGGTCACGGGACCGTCGAGCGGCTGA
- a CDS encoding response regulator — MDTQRVLIADDHEAFRKGLEALLAAAPAIEVVGTAADGAMAVALALDLQPDVVLMDLHMPRVNGIDATAQIVASSPHIGVLVLTMMEDEESVFAAVRAGARGYLLKGARRAEITRAVQAVGAGEVIFGPGIADRVMTYFAGVRSRPVADAFPDLTDRERVVLGLIAEGRENGEIARQLGLSVKTVRNHASNIFTKLQVAHRAQAIVKAREAGLGQ, encoded by the coding sequence ATGGACACGCAGCGGGTCCTGATCGCCGACGACCACGAGGCGTTCCGCAAGGGACTCGAGGCCCTCCTCGCCGCCGCCCCCGCCATCGAGGTCGTCGGCACCGCCGCGGACGGGGCGATGGCGGTCGCCCTGGCTCTCGACCTGCAGCCCGACGTCGTCCTGATGGACCTGCACATGCCCCGCGTCAACGGCATCGACGCGACCGCGCAGATCGTGGCGTCCTCGCCGCACATCGGGGTCCTGGTGCTGACCATGATGGAGGACGAGGAGTCGGTGTTCGCCGCCGTGCGGGCCGGCGCGCGCGGGTACCTGCTCAAGGGGGCGCGCCGCGCCGAGATCACGCGCGCGGTGCAGGCCGTCGGGGCCGGCGAGGTGATCTTCGGGCCGGGGATCGCCGACCGGGTGATGACCTACTTCGCCGGGGTCCGCAGCCGGCCCGTCGCCGACGCCTTCCCGGACCTCACCGACCGCGAGCGGGTCGTGCTGGGGCTCATCGCCGAGGGCCGCGAGAACGGCGAGATCGCGCGACAGCTGGGGCTGTCGGTCAAGACGGTGCGCAACCACGCCAGCAACATCTTCACCAAGCTCCAGGTCGCCCACCGGGCCCAGGCGATCGTCAAGGCTCGCGAGGCGGGCCTCGGACAGTAG
- a CDS encoding calcium-binding protein yields the protein MSLSACRLARSAAVGLALVVPAVGLVVPAQAAAPTCAGLKATIIGNNKANTLTGTPQRDVIVGRGGNDTIRGVGGNDVICGGDGADTILGGDGNDRIWGDADLVRIDQFGRVVKKGDTISGGAGDDTIDLGVDPRPATEGTKVVVDGLSYADAPAAVVVDFRAAATSVITAEGTDTISGYSQGIRVIGSPQGDMIKGTNSEDVILGRGGDDLLYGQGGDDTIVGDSPGVAGNDRLYGDAGDDTITGAVGIDTFVGGSGSDVLTSTSESHQSFRGGSGVDTVTFPIPLESGFVAKGHGGQDKLRLLPNGNPLAKPTVRIDQQKRSTIRDLQPYTLEGRITGFSDIVLPARALSIFKGSNDSEVITAHPDYRAMIYGRGGADVMTGSRQPDRLDGGTGFDIARGRGGNDTCKSAEKRSSC from the coding sequence ATGTCTCTCTCGGCTTGCAGACTCGCTCGCTCCGCCGCCGTCGGGCTGGCGCTCGTCGTCCCCGCGGTCGGCCTGGTCGTTCCGGCCCAGGCGGCCGCGCCCACGTGTGCCGGGCTGAAGGCCACGATCATCGGCAACAACAAGGCCAACACCCTCACCGGAACTCCCCAGCGCGACGTCATCGTGGGCCGGGGCGGCAACGACACCATCCGCGGCGTCGGCGGCAACGACGTGATCTGCGGTGGCGACGGTGCCGACACCATCCTCGGCGGCGACGGCAACGACCGCATCTGGGGTGACGCCGACCTGGTCCGGATCGACCAGTTCGGTCGGGTGGTGAAGAAGGGCGACACCATCTCCGGTGGCGCCGGTGACGACACGATCGACCTCGGCGTCGACCCGCGCCCCGCGACCGAGGGGACCAAGGTCGTGGTGGACGGACTGTCCTACGCCGACGCGCCCGCCGCGGTGGTCGTGGACTTCCGGGCCGCGGCGACGTCGGTGATCACCGCCGAGGGCACCGACACCATCAGCGGCTACAGCCAGGGCATCCGGGTGATCGGCTCACCGCAGGGCGACATGATCAAGGGCACCAACTCCGAGGACGTGATCCTGGGCCGCGGCGGCGACGACCTGCTCTACGGCCAGGGCGGCGACGACACCATCGTGGGCGACAGCCCCGGCGTTGCCGGCAACGACAGGCTCTACGGCGACGCCGGCGACGACACCATCACCGGGGCGGTCGGCATCGACACCTTCGTCGGCGGCAGCGGCAGCGACGTGCTCACCTCGACCTCGGAGAGCCACCAGAGCTTCCGCGGCGGCAGCGGTGTCGACACCGTCACCTTCCCGATCCCGCTCGAGTCCGGCTTCGTCGCCAAGGGCCACGGCGGGCAGGACAAGCTCCGGCTGCTGCCCAACGGCAACCCGCTGGCCAAGCCGACGGTGCGCATCGACCAGCAGAAGAGGTCCACCATCCGCGACCTGCAGCCCTACACGCTCGAGGGCAGGATCACCGGGTTCAGCGACATCGTGCTCCCGGCCCGGGCCCTGTCGATCTTCAAGGGCAGCAACGACTCCGAGGTCATCACCGCGCACCCCGACTACCGCGCGATGATCTACGGCCGCGGCGGCGCCGACGTGATGACCGGCTCCCGCCAGCCCGACCGCCTCGACGGCGGCACCGGCTTCGACATCGCGCGCGGTCGCGGCGGCAACGACACCTGCAAGAGCGCCGAGAAGCGTTCGAGCTGCTGA
- a CDS encoding TetR/AcrR family transcriptional regulator, protein MTPTEAGTRPRVEGERELEILEATLTVLAETGYDRLTMDAVATEAKASKATLYRRWSSKPELVVQAICSHKQHPAPPDTGTLRGDLVAAHCGMGGLGDERATAVQAAVVTAMARDPEFAAVYRRDFIAPKLAASRTIFERAQQRGEIPAHIDLEVLASALPGIVLHRIFLLGDEATPGLIERVIDEVILPAALHGPTGSARPTTPEGTP, encoded by the coding sequence ATGACCCCGACCGAAGCCGGCACCCGCCCCCGCGTGGAGGGCGAGCGCGAGCTGGAGATCCTGGAGGCGACACTGACCGTGCTCGCCGAGACCGGCTACGACCGGCTCACCATGGACGCGGTCGCCACCGAGGCCAAGGCCTCCAAGGCCACGCTCTACCGGCGCTGGAGCTCCAAGCCCGAGCTCGTCGTCCAGGCCATCTGCTCCCACAAGCAGCACCCCGCACCGCCGGACACCGGCACCCTGCGGGGTGACCTGGTGGCCGCGCACTGCGGCATGGGCGGGCTCGGCGACGAGCGGGCGACCGCGGTCCAGGCGGCCGTGGTGACAGCGATGGCGCGCGACCCCGAGTTCGCGGCGGTCTACCGGCGCGACTTCATCGCCCCCAAGCTGGCCGCCTCCCGCACCATCTTCGAGCGCGCCCAGCAGCGCGGCGAGATCCCGGCCCACATCGACCTCGAGGTCCTCGCCTCGGCGCTGCCCGGGATCGTCCTGCACCGCATCTTCCTCCTCGGCGACGAAGCCACCCCCGGGCTCATCGAACGAGTCATCGACGAGGTGATCCTCCCGGCCGCGCTGCACGGCCCGACCGGCTCCGCTCGACCCACCACTCCCGAAGGAACCCCATGA